In a genomic window of Occallatibacter riparius:
- a CDS encoding FG-GAP-like repeat-containing protein — MSSSSLLVAQSTTNPASQYFFNKASFVTGSLPTGVALADVNADGRADVIVANQDDKSLSVLLGQTDGTLGPKNDIALEDYPFQLVTGDFNADGKIDVAVSQRSKVGMLLGKGDGTFEAEATYALPYGAGFLATSDVNKDGKPDLVAVGTCGSSCGFVSVLLGKGDGTFEVQPSFSPGGVPWAFTVCDLNKDGIPDLAFANSSSDSPNNYPPGFVSVVIGHGNGTFGNPTSYPSETNIAGIASGDVTGDGIPDIIVSHFVGNALALLKGNGDGTFQPESGLSSDTTLSSQFLQLVDLNRDGKLDLVMSSVFNGGAAILMGNGDGTFQSPQAYFTGSQPYSFTIGDINGDGNVDWIMPDWYGKYLAVLLGNGDGRFSPRTDLPLGDPQTYVFSAATGDFDGDGKSDVAVETQAGDLRVLPGKGNGTFKSPVVTQFNGGSTFHQLIAGDFNKDGRLDLLADGTTFLPGNGNGAFGTAVQVNSDFNIRSFAVGDFNGDGNPDVLDVGNGFFETQPIQLLLGNGDGTFQAAKRFWDLKYVPDEVAVGDFNKDGKLDIALSVNPNGVAIMLGDGTGGFAAPVIYPTDDLPNSITVADLNHDGLPDLIATGLKVDVFLGKGDGTFPNRVDYDPSSFPNQVGTGDFNGDGKLDLAVTGYGNGPGYLDILFGKGDGTFQSPVTFTSNGSGAVVVNDLNGDGIDDVLVAAGTGSLFLSSPIATVSPSILDFGTAVSGAAAPGKSITITNSGNGPLTIASVAATGPFTADSQCGSSLAASANCTIDVTFTPASLGAQSGSVLVTDSAPGGAQSVALSGTGAAGLTISAQTGGSTSATVASGSTASYALAVKASPGFGGTVTLTCGGAPTYAACNVSPSSVPLASGGSGTFSVSITTSQSIALTVRHDRFGAASGAGLLLSALLLPLFRRRSRALSALLGIAALSCLFCLSACGGGGGGSSSPGPTAHNVSPGTYNLTLTASSGSVTTTQSLTLVVR, encoded by the coding sequence GTGTCTTCCAGCTCCCTTCTGGTTGCCCAATCCACCACGAACCCCGCCAGTCAGTATTTCTTTAACAAAGCGAGTTTTGTGACCGGGTCTCTGCCCACGGGTGTCGCATTAGCCGACGTCAATGCAGATGGGCGCGCCGACGTGATTGTCGCCAATCAAGATGACAAAAGCCTCTCCGTCCTTCTGGGACAGACTGATGGCACGTTAGGGCCGAAGAATGATATCGCCCTCGAAGACTATCCCTTCCAGCTCGTGACCGGCGATTTCAACGCAGACGGAAAGATTGACGTTGCCGTATCGCAAAGGTCGAAGGTTGGCATGCTGCTTGGCAAGGGCGATGGCACCTTTGAGGCGGAGGCAACGTACGCACTGCCCTATGGAGCCGGTTTTCTTGCCACATCCGACGTCAACAAAGACGGAAAACCCGATCTCGTAGCGGTGGGCACTTGCGGCAGTTCCTGCGGATTTGTTTCCGTCCTGCTTGGGAAAGGTGATGGAACCTTCGAGGTGCAGCCCAGCTTCTCTCCGGGTGGAGTTCCGTGGGCCTTTACAGTCTGCGACCTCAACAAGGATGGCATTCCCGATCTCGCTTTCGCTAACTCGTCCAGCGACTCCCCTAACAACTACCCGCCAGGGTTCGTCTCCGTAGTCATTGGTCACGGAAACGGTACCTTCGGCAACCCAACTAGCTACCCCTCTGAGACAAATATCGCCGGCATCGCGTCCGGAGATGTCACCGGCGATGGAATTCCCGACATCATCGTCTCTCATTTCGTTGGAAACGCTCTGGCCCTGCTCAAGGGAAACGGGGACGGCACGTTTCAGCCGGAGTCGGGGCTCTCAAGCGATACGACTCTGAGCTCTCAGTTTCTTCAGCTTGTCGATCTCAACCGCGATGGCAAGCTCGATCTCGTAATGTCCAGCGTGTTCAATGGCGGAGCGGCCATCCTGATGGGAAATGGCGACGGTACATTCCAATCCCCTCAGGCATACTTCACCGGCTCTCAGCCCTATTCCTTTACCATCGGCGACATCAATGGAGACGGCAATGTCGATTGGATCATGCCCGATTGGTACGGAAAGTATCTGGCCGTGCTGCTCGGCAACGGAGACGGTAGGTTCAGCCCTCGCACTGATCTGCCCCTCGGCGATCCACAAACCTACGTCTTCTCCGCCGCGACCGGCGATTTTGACGGGGATGGCAAATCCGACGTCGCCGTGGAGACCCAGGCCGGCGACCTCAGAGTCCTTCCAGGCAAGGGAAACGGGACCTTCAAGTCTCCCGTCGTCACGCAATTCAATGGGGGATCTACGTTCCATCAACTGATTGCCGGAGACTTCAATAAAGATGGACGCCTGGACCTGCTTGCAGACGGAACAACGTTCCTGCCGGGAAACGGCAACGGTGCCTTTGGCACTGCCGTACAGGTCAATTCGGACTTCAATATCAGGAGCTTCGCTGTCGGAGACTTCAACGGCGACGGCAACCCGGATGTCCTCGACGTCGGAAACGGCTTCTTCGAAACGCAGCCAATCCAGTTGCTGCTCGGCAATGGAGACGGTACGTTCCAGGCAGCAAAGCGCTTCTGGGACCTGAAATATGTCCCCGATGAGGTCGCTGTGGGCGACTTCAATAAGGACGGAAAGCTCGATATCGCGCTGTCTGTCAATCCCAATGGCGTAGCGATTATGCTTGGCGATGGAACCGGAGGTTTCGCGGCTCCGGTCATCTATCCGACCGATGACCTGCCAAACTCGATCACCGTCGCCGATCTCAACCATGATGGACTCCCGGACCTCATCGCGACCGGACTCAAGGTCGATGTGTTTTTGGGCAAGGGCGACGGTACCTTCCCCAATCGAGTTGATTACGACCCCAGCTCTTTCCCGAATCAGGTAGGAACAGGCGATTTCAACGGGGACGGTAAACTCGACCTTGCCGTGACCGGATACGGCAACGGCCCCGGATACCTCGACATTCTCTTCGGAAAGGGCGATGGCACCTTCCAAAGTCCCGTCACCTTCACGTCCAACGGGTCAGGGGCGGTAGTGGTGAATGATTTAAACGGCGACGGGATTGATGACGTTCTGGTCGCCGCCGGCACGGGATCGCTGTTCCTGAGTTCTCCAATCGCCACGGTCAGCCCCTCAATCCTCGACTTCGGCACCGCCGTCTCAGGCGCCGCAGCACCTGGTAAGTCCATCACGATTACGAACAGTGGAAACGGGCCCCTCACCATCGCTTCCGTTGCGGCCACGGGCCCGTTCACAGCAGATTCGCAGTGCGGATCGTCTTTAGCTGCGTCTGCTAACTGCACCATCGACGTGACCTTCACTCCGGCATCGCTTGGCGCGCAATCCGGTTCAGTACTCGTCACTGACAGTGCGCCTGGAGGCGCTCAATCAGTAGCCTTGTCCGGGACCGGCGCCGCAGGCTTAACGATTTCCGCCCAGACTGGCGGTTCAACTTCCGCCACCGTCGCCAGCGGCTCGACCGCCAGCTACGCTCTGGCTGTGAAGGCAAGCCCTGGATTTGGCGGCACAGTGACCCTCACCTGTGGTGGCGCACCCACCTATGCGGCCTGCAACGTCTCGCCTTCCAGCGTGCCCCTCGCTTCCGGAGGCTCGGGCACCTTCTCTGTGTCGATTACCACTTCGCAGTCGATCGCGCTCACGGTCAGGCATGATCGCTTCGGCGCAGCAAGTGGGGCAGGACTTCTCTTGAGCGCTCTGCTTCTTCCCCTTTTCCGGCGGAGATCGCGAGCACTCTCTGCCCTTTTGGGAATAGCTGCTTTAAGCTGCCTCTTTTGTTTGTCAGCCTGCGGCGGTGGCGGTGGGGGCTCCTCTTCTCCTGGCCCGACCGCCCATAACGTCTCGCCCGGAACCTACAACCTAACGCTCACCGCATCCAGCGGCAGCGTTACAACCACTCAGAGCCTGACCTTGGTAGTTCGATAG
- a CDS encoding quinone oxidoreductase family protein has product MRAAILQMVGTVPVCGEFPEPVVGDEARDVIVHVHAAALKPVDRQMASGAHYASGGEVPRVCGSDGMGHLEDGRRVFFGGPRAPYGAMAERTVVPRAFTFPVPENVSDETAAALPNPGISAWLSLAYRAKLVRGENVLVLGATGVTGKLAVQIAKLLGAARVVAAGRNQQALDAVRELGAGATISLALPAAELSEAFAREAGQSGFQVVIDYVWGQSAETFLSAITRKEFAAIQSETRYVQVGESAAPTITLPAAVLRSTAISIMGTAGIPPREVLTDAFQKVMAHAASGALQIETERVALEDVEEAWERDAQGRRLVIMP; this is encoded by the coding sequence ATGCGTGCGGCGATTCTGCAGATGGTCGGAACCGTGCCTGTTTGCGGAGAGTTTCCCGAGCCGGTTGTGGGTGACGAAGCGAGGGACGTCATCGTTCATGTTCATGCCGCAGCGTTGAAGCCGGTGGACAGGCAGATGGCCAGCGGTGCGCACTATGCAAGCGGCGGCGAGGTTCCGCGTGTGTGCGGCTCGGATGGAATGGGGCATCTTGAGGATGGGCGGCGCGTGTTCTTCGGTGGTCCCCGGGCGCCGTACGGTGCGATGGCGGAGCGTACCGTCGTGCCGCGCGCGTTCACGTTTCCTGTGCCGGAGAACGTGAGTGACGAAACTGCTGCGGCTCTTCCGAATCCGGGTATCTCGGCGTGGCTGTCGCTGGCTTATCGGGCCAAGCTGGTGCGCGGCGAAAACGTGCTCGTTTTGGGGGCGACGGGCGTGACCGGAAAGCTGGCAGTGCAGATCGCGAAGCTGCTTGGAGCTGCGCGGGTGGTTGCGGCGGGTCGGAATCAACAGGCGCTGGACGCGGTGCGCGAACTGGGAGCCGGTGCGACGATTTCTCTCGCTTTGCCGGCCGCTGAACTCAGCGAGGCGTTTGCGCGGGAGGCGGGCCAATCGGGATTTCAGGTTGTGATCGATTACGTGTGGGGCCAGTCTGCGGAGACGTTTCTGTCGGCGATAACACGGAAGGAATTCGCTGCGATTCAATCCGAAACGCGCTACGTGCAGGTGGGGGAGAGCGCAGCGCCGACCATTACGCTTCCAGCGGCCGTGCTGCGGAGTACGGCGATATCGATCATGGGGACTGCGGGGATTCCGCCGCGGGAGGTGCTGACCGACGCCTTCCAGAAGGTGATGGCGCATGCTGCAAGCGGCGCTCTTCAGATCGAGACGGAACGGGTGGCGCTGGAGGATGTTGAGGAGGCGTGGGAGAGGGACGCGCAGGGGCGACGATTGGTGATTATGCCGTGA
- a CDS encoding VOC family protein produces MTEWFARAILAVTDVEASLRFYIDQLGFSSPWRFDDDGRALVAQVERQGTALILAHNWPDQVGKGLIFISLNVEPETPDALATALDELRSEFESKGVVVKNGRWGYRLLVVEDPDGNQLLFNYAADNEPGKSA; encoded by the coding sequence ATGACCGAATGGTTCGCCCGCGCCATCCTCGCCGTGACCGACGTCGAAGCCTCGCTCCGCTTTTACATCGACCAGCTTGGCTTCTCCAGTCCCTGGCGCTTCGATGACGACGGCAGGGCGCTCGTCGCCCAGGTCGAGCGGCAAGGCACCGCGCTCATCTTGGCCCACAACTGGCCTGACCAGGTCGGCAAGGGACTAATCTTCATCTCCCTGAACGTCGAGCCAGAAACGCCGGATGCACTCGCCACTGCGCTTGATGAACTTCGCTCAGAATTTGAGTCGAAAGGCGTCGTGGTCAAAAACGGCCGCTGGGGCTATCGCCTCCTCGTAGTCGAGGATCCCGACGGCAACCAGCTCCTCTTCAACTACGCCGCCGACAATGAGCCAGGTAAAAGCGCTTAA
- a CDS encoding (deoxy)nucleoside triphosphate pyrophosphohydrolase, with amino-acid sequence MDSVPQNGNSKPAGPALRFVAAALIVRGGEVLICQRRPDQPMGLQWEFPGGKIEAGESPEQALARELDEELGIQAQIGPKVTHIRHNYRHGGAVDLQFFAVREFAGELENRIFAQLKWSRLEDLPEYDFLPADRGLIRDLASGKLL; translated from the coding sequence GTGGACAGTGTTCCCCAGAACGGCAATTCCAAACCTGCCGGACCGGCGTTGCGTTTTGTTGCGGCTGCGCTGATCGTGCGCGGGGGCGAAGTCCTGATTTGTCAACGGCGTCCGGACCAGCCGATGGGACTGCAGTGGGAGTTTCCCGGGGGTAAGATCGAGGCCGGCGAGAGCCCTGAGCAGGCGCTCGCGCGGGAACTGGATGAAGAGCTCGGAATACAGGCGCAAATCGGGCCGAAGGTGACCCATATCCGGCACAACTATCGGCATGGTGGCGCGGTGGACCTGCAATTTTTCGCGGTGCGGGAGTTTGCGGGTGAGCTTGAGAATCGGATCTTCGCGCAGTTGAAGTGGAGCCGGCTTGAGGATTTGCCGGAGTACGATTTTCTGCCTGCCGATCGGGGATTGATCCGGGATCTGGCGTCGGGGAAGCTGCTTTAA
- a CDS encoding HAD family hydrolase has translation MEAGEWTRQELEERVREIAPKLAVFDCDGTLWGGDAGLGFMNWTLEQGIVSRGTADWIDTRHRAYRAGEVSEVQICGEMVQIYAGLHEDELQRVAAQYVREFVQPQVFAEIQALVEQLQGRGTEIWAVSSTNKWVIVEGVGMFGIPEERVLAAEVAVKDGIITSEIVDVPTDEGKAESLRRVGITRPDVVFGNSVHDLAMLEIAAHAFPINPSPALLEAAARNGWGHYRPAAAPGAFSDITGL, from the coding sequence ATGGAAGCAGGCGAGTGGACTCGCCAGGAACTGGAAGAGAGGGTTCGGGAGATTGCGCCGAAGCTGGCTGTGTTTGACTGCGACGGCACCCTGTGGGGCGGCGATGCCGGACTCGGGTTTATGAATTGGACGCTCGAGCAGGGGATTGTGTCGCGCGGCACAGCCGATTGGATTGACACGCGGCACCGGGCGTATCGGGCGGGCGAGGTGAGCGAGGTTCAGATCTGCGGCGAAATGGTGCAGATCTACGCGGGGCTGCACGAAGACGAGTTGCAACGGGTGGCGGCGCAGTATGTGCGCGAGTTCGTTCAGCCGCAGGTGTTTGCGGAGATCCAGGCACTGGTTGAGCAGCTGCAGGGTCGGGGAACCGAGATCTGGGCGGTGAGCTCGACGAACAAGTGGGTCATCGTCGAGGGTGTGGGGATGTTCGGCATTCCCGAGGAGCGCGTGCTGGCAGCCGAGGTCGCGGTGAAGGACGGCATCATCACCAGCGAAATCGTGGACGTGCCAACTGACGAGGGCAAGGCGGAGTCGCTGCGGCGCGTGGGGATTACGCGGCCTGATGTGGTGTTCGGCAACTCCGTGCACGATTTGGCCATGCTGGAGATTGCAGCGCACGCGTTCCCGATTAATCCGTCGCCGGCGCTGCTGGAGGCGGCGGCGCGCAACGGTTGGGGACATTATCGGCCGGCGGCTGCGCCGGGGGCTTTCAGTGACATCACAGGGCTGTGA
- a CDS encoding rhodanese-like domain-containing protein has translation MRIRTSLALFLIALSGFFASTAHAQFSPAPQSATTIPDSNLIRPEHLNSLLMGSVEGLKQPPLVIQVGSQIFFRQAHIKGSVYAGPGSQAAGLDLLEKAVAPLPKNKFIVLYCGCCPWNRCPNVGPAYKRLADLGYTNVKVLYMANNFGDDWVSKGYPTEK, from the coding sequence ATGCGTATTCGCACTTCTCTTGCTCTATTTCTCATCGCACTTTCAGGATTCTTCGCCTCCACAGCCCACGCCCAATTCTCGCCCGCGCCGCAAAGCGCAACTACCATTCCCGATTCCAACCTGATCAGGCCGGAACACCTCAACAGTCTGCTCATGGGATCGGTAGAAGGCCTGAAGCAACCACCGCTAGTTATCCAGGTGGGATCTCAGATCTTCTTCAGACAGGCGCACATCAAAGGATCGGTGTACGCCGGTCCCGGCTCGCAAGCCGCTGGCCTCGATCTTCTTGAGAAAGCCGTCGCACCGCTGCCGAAGAACAAGTTCATCGTGCTCTATTGCGGCTGCTGCCCCTGGAACCGCTGCCCCAACGTCGGCCCCGCCTACAAGCGCCTCGCCGACCTCGGCTACACCAACGTCAAGGTGCTCTACATGGCCAACAACTTCGGCGACGACTGGGTCAGCAAGGGCTATCCCACAGAGAAGTAG
- a CDS encoding TlpA family protein disulfide reductase, producing MHTRRFFAVSLLIASMIAGAQPADPLLHKPAPSFVREDLNKQRIDLAAYRGKVVLLNFWATWCAPCQIEMPRFADWQTRYGADGLQIIGVSMDDDAAPVTALLRKRPVNYPIVMGDEQIGTEYGGILGLPLTFLIDRRGNITARYKGETNLDSLEHDLQRLLREQVTP from the coding sequence ATGCACACCCGTCGCTTCTTCGCTGTCAGTCTCCTCATCGCATCCATGATCGCGGGCGCCCAGCCCGCAGACCCACTACTGCACAAGCCGGCGCCCTCCTTCGTTCGCGAGGACCTGAACAAGCAGCGGATCGATCTTGCAGCCTACCGCGGCAAGGTCGTCCTGCTCAACTTCTGGGCCACCTGGTGTGCGCCCTGCCAGATCGAAATGCCGCGCTTCGCTGACTGGCAGACCCGCTATGGCGCCGATGGCCTCCAGATCATCGGCGTCTCCATGGACGACGACGCGGCCCCCGTGACTGCACTCCTGCGCAAGCGCCCCGTTAACTACCCCATCGTCATGGGCGATGAGCAGATCGGCACAGAGTACGGAGGCATCCTGGGCTTACCCCTCACCTTCCTCATAGACCGCCGGGGCAACATCACGGCCCGCTACAAGGGCGAAACCAACCTCGACAGCCTGGAACATGACCTTCAGCGACTTCTCCGCGAGCAGGTTACCCCGTAG
- a CDS encoding site-specific tyrosine recombinase: protein MGNAALLKDYQVYLRVEKGLRPLTCEAYLCDLRTFAEFLESRHGVLLSATQQDVSAFLEHLRTHNIDSRSAARKLSCLRGFYKWLLLDRRIHHDPTINIESPKSWKVLPKSLAEPEVNEMLERAALAASHPQARATAFRDRAILELLYAAGLRVSEIVGLSVSDLSLDAGRVLVRGKGDKERIVPIGVAAVDALEKYLAEGRPHLARIRTRRASTHPGDSARLFLSLRGMPLTRQWVWHLVKIANNNASPHMLRHSCATHMVEHGADLRSVQTLLGHADISTTQVYTHLALGRLKAVHRLHHPRATRRAIEPPAQEENIVATTDDSLEESA, encoded by the coding sequence ATGGGAAACGCGGCGTTGCTGAAGGATTACCAGGTCTATCTGCGCGTGGAGAAAGGACTGAGGCCCCTCACCTGCGAGGCCTATCTCTGCGATCTCCGCACCTTCGCCGAGTTCCTCGAATCCCGCCACGGCGTCCTCCTCAGCGCCACTCAGCAGGATGTCTCCGCCTTTCTCGAACATCTGCGTACGCATAACATCGATTCCCGCTCCGCCGCGCGCAAATTGAGCTGTCTCCGCGGCTTTTACAAATGGCTGCTGCTCGATCGCCGCATTCACCACGATCCCACCATCAACATCGAATCGCCAAAATCTTGGAAGGTCCTGCCCAAATCGCTCGCCGAACCTGAAGTGAACGAGATGCTCGAGCGTGCTGCGCTCGCCGCCTCGCATCCGCAAGCCCGTGCCACGGCATTCCGCGATCGCGCCATCCTCGAACTGCTCTACGCGGCCGGCCTGCGCGTGTCTGAAATTGTCGGCCTCTCCGTCAGCGATCTCTCCCTAGACGCCGGCCGCGTTCTGGTTCGCGGCAAAGGCGACAAGGAACGCATCGTGCCCATCGGCGTAGCCGCCGTCGACGCACTCGAAAAGTACCTCGCCGAAGGCCGGCCGCATCTAGCACGTATCCGCACGCGTCGCGCCAGTACGCACCCCGGCGACTCTGCCCGCCTGTTTCTCTCCCTGCGTGGAATGCCTCTCACACGCCAGTGGGTCTGGCACCTCGTCAAGATCGCCAACAACAACGCCAGCCCGCACATGCTGCGCCACAGTTGCGCCACGCACATGGTGGAGCATGGCGCCGACCTGCGCAGTGTACAAACCCTGCTCGGCCACGCCGATATTTCCACCACGCAGGTCTACACGCATCTCGCGCTCGGCCGGCTGAAAGCTGTGCACCGCCTTCATCATCCCCGCGCCACGCGCCGCGCCATCGAGCCTCCCGCGCAAGAGGAAAACATCGTCGCCACCACTGATGATTCCCTTGAGGAATCCGCATGA
- a CDS encoding tyrosine recombinase yields the protein MSAAPADPAESLPGNSTLGELVSAYIRVLANEHGSSAHTLRAYDRELHNFAAWVTATYGADQAPDRIEHTHIRSYLSTLYDRGLSKASAARALASIRSWFKWLARTGRVQQNVAALVSTPKLPKHLPRVPSIEQMNRVVDTVEEDAAAWPTRDKAILELLYGCGMRNAELIGLNLNDIHWANEAILVRGKGQKQRYVPLGDAAAQALRAYLAERSARLAATSPAATSSALFLNLRLRGLGKPGHDARLTTRSVGRIVKRLAMLRGLPSDVHPHTLRHAFGTHLLEEGADLRAIQELLGHERLSTTQRYTQLTTAQLTQVYDRTHPRAK from the coding sequence ATGAGCGCCGCGCCGGCCGATCCAGCGGAATCATTACCTGGCAACAGCACTCTCGGCGAGCTAGTCTCCGCATATATCCGCGTTCTTGCGAATGAGCACGGTTCCTCCGCGCACACGCTCCGCGCCTACGATCGCGAACTGCATAACTTCGCAGCGTGGGTCACCGCAACCTACGGAGCCGATCAGGCCCCCGATCGCATCGAGCACACGCACATCCGCTCGTATCTCAGCACGCTCTATGATCGCGGTTTGTCGAAGGCTTCAGCCGCGCGGGCACTCGCGTCCATCCGAAGCTGGTTCAAGTGGCTGGCGCGCACCGGCCGGGTGCAACAAAATGTCGCTGCGCTTGTATCTACTCCCAAATTGCCAAAGCATCTGCCCCGTGTTCCCTCCATCGAGCAGATGAATCGGGTCGTCGATACGGTGGAAGAGGATGCAGCCGCGTGGCCCACGCGCGACAAAGCCATCCTCGAACTGCTCTATGGCTGCGGCATGCGTAACGCCGAACTCATCGGCCTCAACCTCAACGACATCCACTGGGCCAACGAAGCCATCCTGGTCCGCGGCAAGGGACAGAAGCAGCGCTACGTTCCGCTCGGCGATGCCGCGGCGCAGGCCCTACGCGCCTATCTCGCGGAGCGCAGTGCCCGCCTTGCAGCCACATCGCCTGCGGCAACATCGTCCGCTCTATTTCTAAATCTCCGCCTCCGCGGACTAGGCAAGCCCGGCCACGATGCTCGCCTCACCACGCGCAGCGTCGGCCGCATCGTGAAGCGCCTCGCCATGCTGCGCGGCCTGCCCTCAGATGTGCATCCGCACACGCTGCGCCACGCCTTCGGCACGCATCTCCTGGAAGAAGGCGCTGATCTCCGCGCCATTCAGGAACTGCTCGGCCACGAGCGTCTTTCCACCACGCAGCGATACACGCAGCTCACCACCGCGCAACTCACCCAGGTCTACGACCGCACCCATCCCCGCGCAAAATAG
- a CDS encoding thiamine pyrophosphate-dependent enzyme, which translates to MSEKKNGAGEEKQEFSLISNETLLELYRRLVKASARSGRSKGWVFDAAAVAVAQDLFADDVVIAQDADVLQVMPPNGRAGSESKAQFGAELERAAGFALTQKTRKSGKVAVVFGGAEHGQAWLDALEVARVHRLPMIFVAELREEVVHKRRGARKESGAELEPGTELARIVVDGHDVVGSYRVAHEAVDRARKGRGATLIECTEFRVPGQRRQNAVAAMESYLRGKGLLKQS; encoded by the coding sequence ATGAGTGAGAAGAAGAACGGTGCTGGGGAAGAGAAGCAGGAGTTCTCGCTGATTTCGAATGAGACGCTGCTGGAGTTGTATCGCAGGTTAGTGAAGGCGAGCGCGCGGAGTGGACGCAGTAAAGGTTGGGTGTTCGATGCGGCGGCCGTGGCTGTGGCGCAGGATCTTTTCGCGGACGATGTGGTGATCGCGCAGGATGCAGACGTTTTGCAGGTCATGCCGCCGAATGGGCGTGCGGGTTCCGAGTCGAAGGCTCAGTTTGGGGCTGAGTTGGAACGTGCTGCCGGCTTTGCGTTGACGCAAAAGACGAGAAAGAGTGGCAAGGTCGCGGTGGTGTTCGGCGGTGCTGAACACGGACAGGCATGGCTCGATGCGCTGGAGGTTGCGCGGGTGCATCGGCTGCCGATGATCTTTGTCGCCGAATTGCGGGAAGAAGTGGTGCACAAGCGGCGCGGTGCGCGTAAGGAGAGCGGCGCTGAACTGGAGCCGGGGACGGAACTGGCGCGGATTGTCGTCGACGGGCACGATGTGGTTGGGTCGTATCGGGTGGCGCACGAGGCCGTGGATCGGGCTCGGAAGGGCCGCGGTGCGACGCTGATTGAGTGCACGGAGTTTCGGGTTCCCGGACAACGGCGGCAGAATGCGGTTGCTGCGATGGAGAGCTATCTTCGCGGCAAGGGGTTGCTCAAGCAATCTTAG
- the argJ gene encoding bifunctional glutamate N-acetyltransferase/amino-acid acetyltransferase ArgJ: protein MSDISQLVIPRGFRFGATKAGLKASGRTDFAVIVADAPASAAAAFTANRVSAAPLQVDKEHLRATGGRVRVVAINAGNANCAVGQAGLDAARATCAAAAEVFGCAVNEVFPSSTGIIGVPLPAEKLIAVMPELAARIGSESDHFQQVAQAIITTDTVDKTAFARIDVNGAEVRIAATCKGAGMIHPQLVPHATMLVYVMTDADVEPAVLQVYLNDAIELSFNRISVDGDTSTNDTVLLLASGASGAKIETGNAEFAAALQQVCTSLAKQVVADGEGITHVVELRIEGAASDADALKAAKAIAHSPLVKTAWAGNDPNWGRLMAAVGYSGAEIDPEKIDIWFGEQRICRNGGRAEEFDEADAHAYLQQAEFSITIQLNQGEGKCTFWTTDLTAEYVHINADYST, encoded by the coding sequence ATGAGCGACATTTCACAACTGGTGATTCCCCGGGGCTTTCGCTTCGGGGCGACGAAGGCGGGTCTCAAGGCCAGCGGACGGACTGACTTTGCGGTAATTGTGGCTGACGCGCCGGCGAGCGCCGCGGCGGCGTTTACGGCGAACCGCGTGAGTGCCGCACCGCTGCAGGTGGACAAGGAACATCTGCGCGCGACTGGCGGAAGAGTGCGTGTGGTGGCCATCAATGCAGGCAACGCGAACTGCGCTGTGGGACAGGCCGGATTGGATGCTGCGCGGGCTACATGCGCGGCTGCGGCGGAAGTGTTTGGCTGCGCGGTGAATGAGGTGTTTCCTTCGTCGACAGGAATTATCGGCGTGCCGTTGCCCGCGGAGAAGCTGATTGCCGTGATGCCGGAGCTGGCGGCTCGGATTGGCTCGGAGTCTGATCATTTTCAGCAGGTGGCGCAGGCGATTATTACCACCGACACGGTGGACAAGACTGCGTTTGCACGCATCGATGTGAATGGCGCGGAGGTGCGCATCGCGGCGACATGCAAAGGCGCGGGCATGATTCATCCGCAGCTGGTGCCGCACGCGACGATGCTGGTCTATGTGATGACCGATGCGGATGTTGAGCCGGCGGTGCTGCAGGTGTACCTGAACGATGCGATCGAGTTGAGCTTCAACCGCATTTCTGTAGACGGCGACACGTCGACTAACGATACGGTGCTGCTGCTGGCGTCCGGCGCGAGCGGAGCGAAGATCGAAACAGGCAATGCTGAGTTCGCGGCTGCTCTGCAGCAGGTTTGCACATCGCTTGCCAAGCAGGTTGTAGCCGACGGTGAGGGCATCACGCATGTCGTGGAGCTGCGGATTGAAGGAGCGGCCAGCGATGCGGATGCGTTGAAGGCTGCGAAGGCGATTGCGCATTCTCCGCTGGTGAAGACGGCGTGGGCAGGGAACGATCCGAACTGGGGAAGGCTGATGGCGGCGGTTGGTTATTCCGGCGCAGAGATCGATCCGGAGAAGATTGACATCTGGTTCGGCGAGCAGCGCATCTGCCGCAATGGTGGGCGGGCGGAGGAGTTCGACGAAGCCGATGCACATGCGTATCTGCAGCAGGCGGAGTTCTCGATCACGATCCAGCTCAACCAGGGCGAAGGCAAGTGCACATTCTGGACGACGGACCTGACGGCTGAGTACGTGCACATTAATGCGGATTACTCGACGTAA